One genomic region from Aliarcobacter cryaerophilus ATCC 43158 encodes:
- a CDS encoding phosphoribosyltransferase translates to MCKKDTQKLVDISKSFQADAFLSVARGGLTLSHLMSQALDQRNIFTINSISYDRKNQKDSINIFNIPDLKSYKKVLIIDDIVDSGKTMIEIFKILNEKFPNTEFKLATLFYKKTALVKPDFYIKQTDIWIEFFWEVDIQNKEER, encoded by the coding sequence ATGTGTAAAAAAGATACTCAAAAGCTAGTAGATATTTCTAAAAGTTTTCAAGCAGATGCATTTTTAAGTGTTGCAAGAGGTGGATTAACTCTATCTCATCTTATGTCACAAGCATTAGATCAAAGAAATATTTTTACAATAAATTCAATCTCTTATGATAGAAAAAATCAAAAAGATAGTATAAATATTTTTAATATTCCAGATTTAAAATCTTATAAAAAAGTTTTGATTATAGATGATATAGTTGATAGTGGTAAAACTATGATAGAAATTTTCAAGATATTAAATGAAAAATTCCCAAATACAGAATTCAAGTTAGCTACACTTTTCTATAAAAAAACAGCTTTAGTGAAACCTGATTTTTATATAAAGCAGACAGATATTTGGATTGAGTTTTTTTGGGAAGTTGATATACAAAATAAAGAAGAGAGATAG